The following proteins come from a genomic window of Flavobacterium crocinum:
- a CDS encoding NifU family protein: MTKIVIKETQNPTILKFEFEDFITQNQNFEFKNIDEAQASPLAQQLFYLPFVKTVYISGNFIAIERYSIVDWDDVKDAVAEQISSFVEKGGVIIKVDETKAKKQPITVYGETTPNPSALKFVVSRMLTRNAVEYKNIDQTASSPLAQELFKFPYVKEIFIDENYISVTKYEINDWSEITLELRTFIKQFIENGGTVLDESLIQTATKNEVTKDEAFDKLDVTSQQIINILEEYVKPAVAADGGNIAFESYNEEDKTVKVLLQGACSGCPSSTFTLKSGIENMLKSMLNDEAIKVEASNA, from the coding sequence ATGACAAAAATCGTTATAAAAGAAACTCAAAACCCGACTATTTTAAAGTTCGAGTTTGAGGATTTTATTACTCAAAATCAAAACTTTGAGTTCAAAAATATTGACGAGGCGCAAGCTTCTCCTTTGGCTCAACAACTATTCTATTTACCATTCGTTAAGACTGTTTATATATCCGGAAATTTTATTGCTATCGAAAGATACAGCATTGTAGACTGGGATGATGTTAAAGACGCTGTAGCAGAGCAAATTAGTTCTTTTGTTGAAAAAGGCGGAGTAATTATTAAAGTTGACGAAACAAAAGCAAAAAAACAACCTATTACAGTTTATGGAGAAACTACTCCAAATCCTTCTGCCTTAAAATTTGTAGTGAGCAGAATGTTAACACGTAATGCTGTAGAATACAAAAACATCGATCAGACGGCTTCTTCTCCATTAGCACAGGAATTATTTAAATTCCCTTATGTAAAAGAAATTTTTATTGATGAAAACTACATTTCGGTAACAAAATATGAGATTAACGACTGGTCTGAAATTACTTTGGAATTAAGAACTTTCATTAAACAATTTATTGAAAATGGTGGTACTGTTTTAGACGAAAGTCTAATCCAGACAGCAACAAAAAATGAAGTTACGAAAGATGAAGCATTTGACAAGTTAGATGTTACTTCACAACAAATCATTAATATCTTGGAAGAATATGTAAAACCTGCAGTAGCTGCTGACGGTGGAAACATTGCTTTTGAATCTTACAATGAAGAGGATAAAACGGTAAAAGTACTTTTACAAGGTGCTTGCAGCGGTTGTCCTTCTTCAACATTTACTTTAAAAAGCGGTATCGAAAACATGTTGAAAAGCATGCTAAACGATGAAGCAATAAAAGTAGAAGCTTCAAATGCTTAA
- a CDS encoding mechanosensitive ion channel family protein yields the protein MSPEQLSSYANAIINILVDYSPKLISAFIVLFVGLYAIRLINRSIRKIMVKRNLDPTLTKFLADILLWALRILLFVTFISNLGIPTTSFVTILGAMGLAIGLSLQGSLSNFAGGMLIIVFKPFKVGDTIEAQGVVATVLEIQIFVTKMLTGNNQTVFVPNGALSNGTIINYSMQGERRADLTFSVSYDSDIKKAKEVLLDVLHKNPKVLENPAPEVFVKNLSASSVDFAVRPWAKNANYGSVFSETLENCKAALDEAGIAVQPYTIQK from the coding sequence ATGAGCCCGGAACAATTAAGCAGTTATGCCAACGCGATTATAAACATATTAGTAGATTATTCACCCAAATTAATATCTGCTTTTATTGTTTTATTTGTTGGTCTGTATGCGATAAGATTGATAAACAGATCAATCAGAAAAATAATGGTGAAACGAAATTTAGATCCAACATTGACTAAATTTCTAGCAGACATTTTATTATGGGCACTCCGAATTTTATTGTTTGTAACCTTTATTTCAAATCTCGGAATTCCTACTACATCGTTTGTAACTATTTTAGGAGCAATGGGGCTTGCAATTGGTCTATCCTTACAGGGTTCACTTTCTAATTTTGCCGGCGGTATGCTGATAATTGTTTTTAAACCTTTTAAAGTTGGTGATACAATCGAAGCGCAGGGCGTTGTTGCAACGGTTTTAGAAATCCAGATTTTTGTCACTAAAATGTTGACAGGAAATAATCAGACTGTTTTTGTACCAAATGGCGCTTTATCAAACGGAACCATTATCAATTATTCTATGCAGGGAGAAAGAAGAGCTGATTTGACTTTTTCTGTTTCCTATGACTCTGATATTAAAAAAGCAAAAGAAGTTCTTTTGGACGTCTTACATAAAAACCCAAAAGTACTTGAAAATCCGGCACCTGAGGTTTTTGTAAAAAACTTATCAGCAAGTTCTGTTGATTTTGCAGTTCGTCCCTGGGCAAAAAACGCCAATTATGGATCTGTTTTTTCTGAAACTCTTGAGAATTGTAAAGCTGCACTGGACGAAGCCGGAATTGCAGTGCAGCCGTATACTATACAGAAATAA
- a CDS encoding sensor histidine kinase has product MQLDTLKNTGYNKILFHCAIWVFFILTSLIQFYESPFKMSNDFYVQWVTGIVLFYLNYFYLVPNYLLQKKYWLYFLFAFGLIAAFMILRINYSIPEFRHLRPENIMPPRIIPQGPHFFPRTDYMPRRIEMRQPIFFKLGPSFFYILIITISAIIRTLTEFYNNQQNKLIAETHRTNTELIYLRKQTNPHFLFNSLNSIYSLAHKKSDLVPDAIVTLSELMRYMLYETDNKTVALEKEVNYIQNYIELQKLRLNNIEDIVINVHGDTKNKFIEPLLLISFVENAFKYGTDYKGAAHVKIKILITDNNLDFWIENTIENYVKDPENSGIGLVNIQNRLDLLYPNAHELAITQDNKYYKVHLHLKLDEIKTGIH; this is encoded by the coding sequence ATGCAGTTAGATACCTTAAAAAATACCGGCTATAACAAAATTCTGTTTCATTGCGCAATATGGGTTTTCTTTATTTTAACTTCTCTAATTCAGTTTTACGAAAGTCCGTTTAAAATGAGTAATGATTTTTATGTACAATGGGTTACAGGAATTGTTTTGTTTTATCTGAACTATTTTTATTTGGTTCCAAATTATCTTTTACAAAAAAAATACTGGCTTTATTTTCTGTTTGCTTTTGGTCTTATTGCTGCTTTTATGATTCTCAGAATAAATTATTCTATTCCTGAATTCAGACACTTAAGACCCGAAAACATAATGCCTCCGCGAATCATACCGCAAGGTCCGCATTTCTTTCCAAGAACAGATTATATGCCCCGAAGAATTGAAATGAGACAACCGATTTTCTTTAAACTTGGTCCGTCTTTTTTCTATATTCTAATCATAACAATTAGTGCTATTATTAGAACATTAACCGAATTTTATAATAATCAGCAAAATAAACTGATTGCCGAAACACACAGAACAAATACAGAATTGATATATCTGCGTAAACAAACTAATCCGCATTTTTTATTCAATTCTCTGAATAGTATTTATTCTTTAGCACATAAAAAATCTGATTTGGTCCCTGATGCCATCGTAACGTTATCTGAGCTCATGCGCTATATGCTTTATGAGACCGATAACAAAACGGTGGCTTTAGAAAAAGAGGTAAACTATATTCAGAATTACATCGAACTGCAAAAACTCCGATTAAACAATATTGAGGACATCGTAATCAATGTTCATGGCGACACCAAAAATAAATTCATTGAACCATTGTTATTGATTTCTTTTGTTGAAAATGCTTTTAAATACGGAACAGACTACAAAGGTGCCGCCCATGTAAAAATTAAAATCCTGATTACCGATAATAACCTTGATTTCTGGATTGAAAATACAATCGAAAATTATGTCAAAGATCCGGAAAATTCAGGAATAGGATTGGTAAATATTCAAAATCGTCTTGATTTGCTTTACCCAAATGCACACGAATTAGCCATTACTCAGGATAATAAATATTACAAAGTTCATTTACATTTAAAATTAGATGAGATTAAAACCGGCATTCATTAA
- a CDS encoding YtxH domain-containing protein, with protein sequence MGLSSFFKNLFGSTKESVTELANNAESTFEQAKEAAAPYIEKAETFAEETIDKVKEVSEPYIDKAADYANQAKETVSEYADKASDAISDVIDTVKEKTASLTSDADTPETITETVADVSEKSAAAVEEIGDEADKA encoded by the coding sequence ATGGGATTATCTTCATTTTTTAAGAATTTATTTGGCTCGACCAAAGAATCGGTAACTGAATTGGCAAATAATGCCGAAAGTACTTTTGAACAGGCAAAAGAAGCTGCTGCACCGTATATTGAAAAAGCAGAAACTTTTGCAGAAGAAACTATTGACAAAGTAAAAGAAGTTTCTGAACCTTATATCGACAAAGCTGCAGATTATGCCAATCAGGCTAAAGAAACGGTAAGTGAATATGCTGATAAAGCATCTGATGCCATAAGCGATGTTATTGATACCGTTAAAGAAAAAACGGCTTCTTTAACAAGTGATGCTGATACTCCGGAAACTATTACTGAAACAGTTGCTGACGTAAGCGAAAAATCGGCTGCAGCTGTAGAAGAAATTGGCGACGAAGCTGACAAGGCGTAA
- a CDS encoding LytR/AlgR family response regulator transcription factor — MKCVIIDDEPLAVELLQDFVKKVDSLELISSFNNAIDAVSFINQNNVDLIFLDIEMPHFSGIDFINTIEKKPLVIFTTAYSDYAVEGFNLGAVDYLVKPIPFHRFLKAVVRAQQVLQPAVTNQTISENTNTPEIEQDFMFVRAEYENVKLNFADILFIEGLKDYVKIYTTDNKFTLTLISLIKLENLLSSKGFARIHRSYIINIKHVKSIQKNKVLISDKRIPISESYKNTFFEKINL; from the coding sequence ATGAAATGTGTAATTATTGATGACGAACCTTTAGCTGTAGAACTATTGCAGGATTTTGTCAAAAAAGTAGATTCGCTGGAATTAATAAGCTCATTTAATAATGCAATTGATGCTGTTTCGTTTATTAATCAGAATAATGTTGACTTAATTTTTCTGGATATTGAAATGCCTCATTTTTCCGGAATTGATTTTATAAATACCATTGAGAAAAAACCTTTAGTTATTTTTACAACAGCATATTCAGATTACGCTGTAGAAGGTTTTAATCTTGGTGCTGTAGATTATTTAGTAAAACCAATACCTTTTCATCGTTTTTTAAAAGCCGTTGTAAGAGCGCAACAAGTTTTGCAGCCTGCAGTTACAAATCAGACAATTTCTGAAAATACAAATACTCCTGAAATCGAACAGGATTTTATGTTTGTAAGGGCCGAATATGAAAATGTGAAGTTAAACTTTGCTGATATCCTCTTTATTGAAGGCTTAAAAGATTATGTAAAAATTTACACTACTGACAATAAATTTACTCTGACATTAATTAGTTTGATCAAATTAGAAAATCTGCTTTCCAGTAAAGGTTTTGCACGAATTCACAGGTCATACATTATTAATATCAAACATGTAAAATCTATTCAAAAAAACAAGGTTTTAATAAGCGATAAGCGAATTCCAATTAGCGAAAGCTATAAGAACACCTTTTTTGAGAAAATCAATCTATAA
- a CDS encoding DUF4907 domain-containing protein → MMTTKIKKHFWSNIRKCFLFCVLLLCFISCTKKEALTSAAFRTNSGWGYTIAYKEKILIKQTVIPVITENKSFATEGDALKVAQLVKEKLKQNLSPTVTKKDLILLKIKL, encoded by the coding sequence ATGATGACAACTAAAATAAAAAAGCACTTCTGGAGTAATATCCGGAAGTGTTTCCTTTTTTGTGTATTGCTTTTATGTTTTATTTCCTGTACCAAAAAAGAAGCTCTTACATCAGCTGCTTTTAGAACAAATTCAGGATGGGGATATACAATTGCTTACAAAGAAAAAATCTTAATTAAGCAAACTGTTATTCCGGTAATAACCGAAAACAAAAGTTTTGCAACAGAAGGCGATGCCCTAAAAGTTGCTCAACTTGTAAAAGAAAAACTCAAACAAAACTTATCTCCTACGGTAACCAAAAAAGATTTAATTTTATTAAAAATAAAATTATAA
- a CDS encoding gamma carbonic anhydrase family protein — MLIKSVNGKAPQIPEDCYVAENATIVGDVTFGDSCSVWFNAVIRGDVHYIKIGNKVNIQDGAIIHCTYQKHPTIIGNNVSIGHNAIVHGCTIHDNVLIGMGAIVMDNCVVESNAIIAAGAVVTQNTVVTSGSIYAGVPAKKVKDINQSDFAGEIERISNNYVMYSGWFKNEE; from the coding sequence ATGCTGATTAAGTCTGTAAACGGAAAAGCGCCTCAGATTCCGGAGGATTGTTATGTTGCCGAAAATGCTACCATTGTAGGAGATGTTACTTTTGGGGATTCTTGTAGTGTATGGTTTAATGCAGTGATTAGAGGAGATGTGCATTACATTAAAATAGGAAATAAAGTAAATATTCAGGATGGCGCAATTATTCACTGTACTTATCAAAAACATCCAACAATAATTGGTAATAACGTTTCAATTGGGCATAATGCTATTGTTCATGGCTGTACCATTCATGATAATGTTTTGATTGGCATGGGCGCTATTGTAATGGACAATTGTGTGGTAGAAAGTAATGCAATTATTGCTGCCGGAGCAGTAGTAACACAAAACACGGTTGTAACTTCCGGAAGCATTTATGCAGGCGTTCCTGCCAAAAAAGTAAAAGATATTAACCAATCTGATTTTGCCGGCGAAATTGAACGCATTTCGAATAATTATGTAATGTATTCTGGCTGGTTTAAAAACGAAGAATAA
- a CDS encoding DUF6268 family outer membrane beta-barrel protein codes for MIVRLLICSLFSVSFLSIKAQENFAAYANIKIEPTDKINFNETEIAVSYEKNLGTKYKIANTLEYSNLKANYELNQFDFYHDQDKFNQIQNKFEFSHEISEKTKWQFSIIPTANFQQNLDVSDLTVLGDLTINQQLNSKLNIVIGAGRTSIFGAPKFTPIAALDYKFNDKTNLRIGFPDSQIKYANNERNEFKITNSFNGNFYHLDISDTSEKAVLSQITTALEYDRNVSKNWFLNFKAGYDFNKKYKLTDSSNHQIYDYNIGNGYVLGIGIKYKQ; via the coding sequence ATGATAGTACGGCTTTTAATTTGTTCTCTTTTTTCAGTTTCGTTCTTAAGCATAAAGGCACAAGAAAATTTTGCCGCTTACGCGAATATTAAAATAGAGCCAACAGATAAAATAAATTTTAATGAAACTGAAATTGCCGTTTCTTATGAAAAGAATCTGGGAACGAAATACAAAATAGCCAATACGTTAGAGTACTCAAACTTAAAAGCGAATTATGAACTGAATCAATTTGATTTTTACCACGATCAGGATAAATTCAACCAGATTCAAAACAAATTTGAATTTTCGCATGAAATCTCAGAAAAAACAAAATGGCAATTTTCTATTATTCCTACAGCCAATTTTCAGCAAAATTTAGATGTATCAGACCTTACTGTTTTAGGAGATTTAACCATTAATCAGCAATTGAATTCTAAATTAAATATTGTGATTGGAGCAGGAAGAACATCCATTTTTGGAGCGCCAAAATTTACTCCAATTGCAGCTTTAGATTATAAATTCAATGACAAAACCAATTTAAGAATCGGATTTCCTGATTCTCAAATTAAGTATGCGAACAATGAAAGAAATGAATTTAAAATAACAAACAGTTTTAATGGAAACTTTTATCATTTAGATATTTCGGATACAAGCGAAAAAGCAGTTTTATCACAAATAACCACCGCGCTTGAATATGATCGTAATGTCAGTAAAAATTGGTTTCTAAATTTTAAGGCGGGTTATGATTTTAATAAAAAATACAAATTAACAGACAGTAGCAACCATCAAATATACGACTACAATATAGGAAATGGCTACGTTTTAGGAATAGGGATCAAATACAAACAATAA
- a CDS encoding DUF4270 family protein: MHKFILILLFVLTLFSCGTDTDTGEFTVGSDYLALSNKVVLIDTATVSMSTINFDSLATSSRGRILIGNYDDPVFGKVKSDSYFQLSADTYALNSVGSDTESINYVFDSISMILKYDRYYYGDTTKVQTFNIYRLTQKVKPNKDDNNFYNNSTLTYSSESLGTISFKPRPREKDSINIQMDKVFGEALFQKIKKREVTDFDSFTEYLKGFVLVPENSSSSNVIGFSVSTSKVRLYYSKYQADNEAASLIVDFSILDTSKQFNSISLDKTGTILQNLPASTSRLSSLLTNNQGFIQSGTGVACRIDFPNIKQFKNISTNGAIVDAQLILKPVNNSYSEKYPLADSLTVYVGDNLNRISGTLLNSAGASVYGKLSQKSDEFNENVGYSISVGSFLQKEMLKQSDSRSSLILTLPGIAQSVNRLVLGDQKHVNNKIQLKIYYISY; this comes from the coding sequence ATGCACAAGTTTATATTGATCTTGCTTTTTGTATTAACCCTTTTTTCATGTGGTACAGATACTGATACGGGTGAGTTTACGGTTGGGTCAGATTATCTGGCTTTAAGTAATAAGGTGGTTTTGATTGACACGGCTACTGTTAGTATGTCTACTATTAATTTTGACTCCCTTGCAACGTCAAGTCGTGGAAGAATTCTAATTGGAAATTATGATGATCCTGTTTTCGGAAAAGTAAAATCGGATAGTTATTTTCAGCTTTCTGCAGATACTTATGCTTTAAATAGCGTTGGTTCGGATACAGAATCTATTAATTATGTTTTCGATTCTATATCTATGATTCTTAAATATGACAGATATTATTATGGAGATACAACAAAAGTACAGACATTTAATATTTATAGATTAACTCAAAAAGTTAAACCTAACAAAGACGATAATAATTTTTATAATAATTCGACTCTGACATACAGCTCTGAAAGCCTTGGAACAATATCTTTTAAGCCAAGGCCAAGAGAAAAAGATTCTATCAATATTCAAATGGATAAAGTGTTTGGGGAAGCTCTTTTCCAGAAAATAAAAAAGAGAGAGGTTACAGACTTTGACAGTTTTACAGAATATTTAAAGGGATTTGTTTTAGTACCGGAAAATTCCAGTTCCTCAAATGTTATTGGATTCAGTGTTTCCACAAGTAAAGTCAGGTTGTATTATTCTAAATATCAGGCAGACAATGAAGCAGCGTCACTTATAGTAGATTTCTCCATTTTAGATACTTCCAAGCAGTTTAATTCTATTTCTCTGGACAAAACGGGCACTATTTTACAAAATCTCCCCGCTTCTACCAGTAGATTGTCTAGTTTGTTGACTAACAATCAGGGATTTATTCAGTCGGGAACCGGAGTAGCCTGCCGGATTGATTTTCCTAACATAAAACAGTTTAAAAATATTTCGACTAATGGAGCAATCGTAGATGCACAATTAATTTTAAAACCGGTTAATAATTCTTATTCCGAGAAATACCCTTTGGCCGATTCCTTAACGGTTTATGTTGGAGATAATTTGAACAGAATTAGTGGAACGCTTTTAAATTCTGCCGGAGCATCAGTTTATGGGAAATTGAGCCAAAAAAGCGATGAATTCAACGAAAATGTTGGTTATTCAATTTCAGTTGGAAGTTTTCTTCAGAAAGAAATGCTGAAACAATCCGATTCCAGATCTTCTCTAATATTGACTTTGCCAGGAATTGCTCAGTCGGTTAACAGATTAGTTTTAGGCGATCAAAAGCATGTAAACAATAAAATTCAGCTTAAAATTTATTATATCTCCTATTAA
- a CDS encoding PorP/SprF family type IX secretion system membrane protein, with product MKFKIRVLLIFLISSYFSYSQEGIPVYSDYLSDNYYLIHPSMAGAANCAKIRLTARKQWFGQEDAPTLQTLSFNGRVGERSGAGIIVFNDKNGYHSQKGVKLTYAHHIMFSRDEIDLNQLSFGISGGLIQSQLDETKFGGTFDPIVFGSIQKDSYFNMDIGASYNFMDFYAHATVQGLLETRRELYTEYESDNLRKFLLSVGYVFGKNNSITWEPSILFQYFDKTKEKTLDLNIKAYKSMDFGSLWAALSYRRGFDGAQYLAGNNGVASQKLQFFTPIVGVNFKNFMFAYTYSQVMGDVKFDTGGYHQITLGINLFCRKERYDCNCPAVN from the coding sequence ATGAAATTTAAAATCAGGGTTTTATTAATTTTTCTTATTTCTTCTTATTTTTCTTATTCACAGGAAGGAATACCTGTTTATTCAGACTATTTGTCTGATAATTATTACTTAATTCATCCATCAATGGCGGGTGCGGCCAATTGTGCTAAAATAAGACTGACAGCAAGAAAACAATGGTTTGGGCAAGAAGATGCACCTACTTTGCAGACTTTAAGTTTTAACGGAAGAGTAGGAGAGCGCTCAGGAGCAGGTATTATTGTTTTTAATGATAAAAACGGATATCATTCTCAGAAAGGAGTTAAGCTTACTTATGCTCACCATATTATGTTTTCCAGAGATGAGATTGATCTGAATCAACTTTCTTTTGGTATTAGCGGTGGATTAATACAGAGTCAGTTGGACGAAACAAAATTTGGAGGAACTTTTGATCCAATTGTATTTGGTTCTATTCAGAAAGACTCGTATTTTAATATGGATATTGGAGCTTCTTATAACTTTATGGACTTTTATGCACATGCAACTGTTCAGGGCTTGTTAGAAACAAGAAGAGAGTTGTATACAGAATATGAAAGTGATAATCTGAGAAAATTTTTACTAAGTGTAGGATATGTTTTTGGGAAAAATAATAGCATTACCTGGGAACCTTCCATTCTTTTTCAATATTTTGATAAGACCAAAGAAAAAACGCTTGATTTAAATATAAAAGCTTATAAAAGCATGGACTTTGGAAGTCTTTGGGCTGCTTTATCATATCGAAGAGGTTTTGATGGGGCACAGTATCTTGCAGGAAATAATGGTGTTGCTTCTCAAAAATTACAATTTTTTACGCCTATAGTTGGTGTTAATTTCAAGAACTTTATGTTTGCTTATACTTATTCTCAAGTAATGGGAGATGTTAAGTTTGATACTGGTGGTTATCATCAGATTACTTTGGGTATTAATTTATTCTGTAGAAAAGAACGTTACGACTGTAATTGTCCTGCAGTTAACTAA
- a CDS encoding Kelch repeat-containing protein → MINLKKGILFTALFSSLFFVSCSNDEDDELMGNWIKKSAFDGPARSSATSFVIGDFAYVVGGYTGDEYLKDLWIYNSTGDYWEQKADFGGVGRSSASSFALNEKGYVGLGYDGTNKLKDFYQYDPSSNSWTQKADFGGTARYAAVGFQAGGKAYFGTGYDGNYLKDFYQYDDQANSWTLVNGFSGNKRRNATVFVIADKAYLVTGINNGTYQEDFWEFDPSTDTWTRKRDIDKDTDDDYSYNDDYAIVRSNASSFSINGLGYVVGGESTKTIWEYNPSTDLWEERTPMEGATRTDAVAFAINNRGFYMLGRIGSSYFDDAWEFRPLEEQSDDDN, encoded by the coding sequence ATGATTAATCTAAAAAAAGGAATTTTATTCACAGCGCTTTTTTCGAGCCTTTTTTTTGTAAGCTGCAGTAATGATGAAGATGACGAATTAATGGGAAACTGGATTAAAAAATCAGCCTTTGACGGCCCGGCAAGATCTAGTGCAACAAGTTTCGTTATTGGAGATTTCGCCTATGTTGTAGGCGGTTATACAGGCGACGAATATTTAAAAGATTTATGGATTTATAACTCTACCGGAGATTATTGGGAACAAAAAGCAGATTTTGGTGGCGTAGGAAGAAGTTCTGCTTCTAGTTTTGCACTAAATGAAAAAGGTTATGTTGGTCTTGGTTATGACGGAACAAACAAACTGAAAGATTTTTATCAATACGACCCTTCAAGCAACAGCTGGACACAAAAAGCAGATTTTGGAGGAACAGCAAGATATGCGGCTGTAGGTTTCCAGGCAGGAGGAAAAGCTTATTTTGGTACCGGATATGATGGGAATTATTTAAAAGATTTTTATCAGTATGATGACCAGGCTAATTCATGGACACTTGTAAACGGTTTCAGCGGAAACAAAAGACGTAATGCAACAGTTTTTGTAATTGCAGACAAAGCTTATTTAGTAACCGGAATCAACAACGGTACTTATCAGGAGGATTTCTGGGAATTTGATCCATCAACAGATACCTGGACAAGAAAAAGAGATATCGACAAAGATACTGACGATGATTACTCATACAATGACGATTATGCAATTGTACGTTCAAATGCTTCCAGTTTCTCTATAAATGGATTAGGATATGTTGTAGGAGGCGAAAGTACCAAAACAATTTGGGAATATAACCCGTCAACCGATTTATGGGAAGAGAGAACACCAATGGAAGGCGCAACCAGAACTGATGCTGTTGCTTTTGCTATAAACAACAGAGGTTTTTATATGTTAGGAAGAATTGGTTCTTCTTACTTTGATGATGCATGGGAGTTTAGACCATTAGAAGAGCAAAGTGATGATGACAACTAA